In one window of Synechococcus sp. M16CYN DNA:
- a CDS encoding YciI family protein: MAWFIKTETFRPETIALTIEQRSSYLKAHRAWIAQQAACGRQIRSGFLVDSRRRPGGGGLLIFQASSYVDALDWVRQDPMILADLVTWQLQEWIPVSGDGWP; this comes from the coding sequence GTGGCCTGGTTCATCAAAACAGAAACGTTTAGACCGGAAACAATTGCTCTCACAATCGAACAGCGTAGTTCTTACTTAAAAGCCCATCGCGCCTGGATAGCTCAGCAAGCCGCATGCGGCCGACAAATACGAAGTGGTTTTTTGGTGGATAGCCGGCGGCGCCCGGGAGGCGGAGGTCTATTAATTTTTCAAGCGTCGTCTTATGTCGATGCTCTTGACTGGGTTAGACAGGATCCGATGATTTTAGCTGATCTTGTTACTTGGCAGTTGCAAGAATGGATTCCTGTTAGCGGGGATGGTTGGCCATGA
- the lipA gene encoding lipoyl synthase, with translation MLKPEWLRVKAPQPERIGAVADLLRDLHLNTVCQEASCPNIGECFAGGTATFLIMGPGCTRACPYCDIDFDKSVRELDPSEPQRLGEAVTRLGLNHVVITSVNRDDLDDGGASQFVACVEQVKQRSLLTTIELLVPDLCGNWSALSKVMQSAPHVLNHNIETVPRMYQRARPQGIYERSLELLKRVRDGWSKTYIKSGLMVGLGETDHEVIKVLQDLRRHKVDIVTIGQYLSPGPKHLAVDRFVTPDQFETYRRIGEEELGFLQVISSPLARSSYHAGEVQRLMANHPR, from the coding sequence GTGCTCAAGCCCGAGTGGTTGCGCGTCAAAGCCCCTCAGCCGGAACGGATCGGGGCCGTTGCGGATTTGCTGCGAGATCTACATCTGAATACAGTTTGCCAGGAGGCAAGCTGCCCAAATATCGGTGAATGTTTTGCCGGAGGGACAGCCACGTTTCTGATTATGGGTCCGGGCTGTACACGCGCCTGCCCTTACTGTGATATCGACTTCGATAAAAGCGTCCGAGAACTAGATCCTAGCGAACCACAACGCCTTGGTGAAGCGGTGACCCGACTTGGCCTGAACCATGTGGTTATCACCTCTGTTAATCGAGACGATTTAGACGATGGAGGCGCTTCTCAGTTTGTTGCTTGTGTTGAACAAGTGAAACAACGCTCATTACTAACTACCATTGAGTTACTAGTTCCCGATCTCTGCGGGAACTGGAGCGCCTTGTCCAAAGTGATGCAATCGGCGCCTCACGTACTAAACCACAATATCGAAACGGTCCCTCGAATGTATCAGCGAGCAAGGCCTCAGGGAATTTATGAACGGTCCCTTGAGCTGCTTAAACGCGTTCGAGATGGCTGGTCAAAGACCTATATCAAATCAGGTCTTATGGTGGGTCTTGGGGAAACCGATCACGAAGTGATCAAGGTTCTTCAAGACCTTCGCAGGCATAAGGTGGACATCGTGACCATTGGCCAATATCTCTCCCCAGGGCCCAAACATTTAGCTGTTGACCGATTTGTAACACCGGACCAGTTCGAGACATATCGCCGTATTGGTGAAGAAGAGCTGGGTTTCCTCCAAGTAATAAGCAGTCCTTTGGCTCGGAGCAGTTACCACGCTGGTGAAGTGCAGCGGCTCATGGCCAACCATCCCCGCTAA
- a CDS encoding helix-turn-helix domain-containing protein, with the protein MPRQQTVLLDPAGREQATVLEVMEGVCRVYCPCEETEGMTLAFLQSGDRLRTDRLCSDGACVEALTALKFRRDAVNSDDLGMDAVNEWTLQLLRVRHLGQAEQRLHALLVLLVNRLGMRRSSCFQLPFRLTHERFGELIGATRVTTTRLLSKWRQSNLVEMPSNDLTTRLAPFLVESSPLTF; encoded by the coding sequence ATGCCTCGTCAGCAAACTGTTTTACTCGACCCTGCAGGCCGTGAACAGGCCACTGTTCTTGAGGTGATGGAAGGAGTCTGTCGTGTATATTGCCCTTGTGAGGAAACAGAGGGTATGACCCTGGCCTTCTTGCAATCTGGAGACCGTCTTCGAACTGACCGCCTCTGTAGTGATGGTGCTTGTGTAGAGGCGTTGACAGCCCTCAAATTTCGACGAGATGCTGTGAATTCTGATGACTTAGGCATGGACGCTGTTAACGAATGGACATTGCAGCTCTTACGCGTTCGTCATCTAGGTCAGGCTGAGCAGCGTTTGCATGCACTGCTTGTTCTTTTGGTGAATCGCTTAGGTATGAGACGCAGTAGTTGTTTTCAATTACCTTTCCGTTTGACACACGAACGTTTTGGAGAGCTGATTGGTGCAACCCGGGTTACTACAACTCGATTACTCTCCAAATGGCGTCAATCCAATTTGGTTGAGATGCCTTCGAATGATCTAACCACACGGTTGGCTCCATTTTTAGTCGAATCATCTCCTTTAACTTTCTAA
- the fldA gene encoding flavodoxin FldA, with translation MTFTIFFATSTGKTEEIANRLTELLPGSEAKDVDNLDSSDELVRANALICCIPTWNTGADEARSGTAWDDLAQEIPNLDFTGKSVAILGLGDSSGYSDFFCDAMEELYTAFLQSGAKLIGKVPVTGYTFESSKSVIDGKFCGLPIDEDNESEFSDERLAKWVKQINSEA, from the coding sequence ATGACTTTCACCATTTTTTTTGCAACGTCTACCGGTAAAACAGAAGAGATTGCAAATCGCCTAACAGAATTGCTTCCAGGTTCAGAAGCTAAAGATGTTGATAATCTTGATTCATCGGATGAACTTGTTAGAGCTAACGCATTAATTTGCTGTATACCAACTTGGAATACTGGAGCTGATGAAGCACGTTCTGGAACCGCTTGGGATGATCTTGCTCAAGAAATTCCAAATCTTGATTTTACTGGAAAATCTGTTGCAATCCTTGGCTTAGGTGACTCCTCGGGATATTCAGATTTCTTCTGTGATGCGATGGAAGAATTATATACTGCTTTTCTTCAATCTGGCGCTAAACTAATTGGTAAGGTACCTGTGACGGGATATACATTTGAATCATCTAAAAGCGTAATTGACGGAAAATTTTGTGGTCTTCCTATTGACGAAGACAATGAGTCTGAATTTTCAGATGAACGATTGGCTAAATGGGTTAAACAAATTAATAGTGAGGCATAA
- a CDS encoding FAD-dependent oxidoreductase: MTDFIDSDVLIIGGGPAGCACALYTARSSITTQILDKNPSVGALAITHQIANYPGVTATTSGSALLQLMREQAISYGAKYKQAQVYGIDLHSDRKIVYTPEGIFRSRILVLATGAMGRASTLPGENEFLGRGVSYCATCDSAFYKQQEVAVYGFNQEAIDEALVLIKSSSRVHWITKSKPKSSSTGMHILTTAPNVQWWQYTQLIKIEGDESGVKQIKLRETRKLNMETVNVNGVFIYSTGSMPIIEYLNGQVPLNTKGGIKVDDNMKTDIDGVWAIGDIRNTPFKQAVVACSDGCIAAMSIDKYLNQRKEIRVDWVHR; this comes from the coding sequence ATGACTGATTTTATTGACTCAGATGTGCTTATTATTGGTGGAGGTCCAGCGGGATGTGCTTGCGCTTTGTATACGGCAAGATCATCAATTACGACTCAAATTCTTGATAAAAATCCCTCTGTTGGTGCATTAGCAATTACTCATCAGATAGCAAATTATCCAGGAGTAACTGCTACTACATCTGGATCTGCTCTTTTACAATTAATGAGAGAGCAAGCCATAAGTTATGGAGCTAAATATAAACAGGCACAGGTTTACGGTATTGACTTGCATTCAGATCGAAAAATTGTTTATACACCTGAAGGAATTTTTCGTAGCAGAATCTTAGTCTTAGCAACCGGAGCAATGGGACGTGCATCAACATTGCCGGGAGAAAATGAATTTCTTGGAAGAGGCGTTAGTTATTGTGCAACATGTGATAGCGCATTCTATAAGCAACAAGAGGTCGCAGTTTATGGATTTAATCAAGAGGCAATCGATGAAGCTTTAGTTTTAATAAAGTCTTCATCAAGAGTACATTGGATTACAAAAAGTAAACCAAAATCATCCTCAACAGGTATGCATATATTGACAACAGCTCCGAATGTTCAATGGTGGCAATATACACAACTCATAAAAATAGAAGGAGACGAATCAGGTGTCAAACAAATTAAACTTCGAGAAACAAGGAAACTAAATATGGAAACAGTAAATGTCAATGGAGTATTTATTTATTCAACAGGATCTATGCCGATCATAGAGTATTTGAATGGGCAAGTCCCATTAAATACTAAGGGTGGTATTAAAGTAGACGATAATATGAAAACTGATATTGATGGTGTATGGGCTATCGGTGATATTAGAAATACTCCCTTTAAGCAAGCTGTGGTTGCTTGCTCCGATGGCTGCATAGCTGCGATGTCTATTGATAAATATCTAAACCAGCGTAAGGAAATTCGGGTAGACTGGGTTCATAGATAA
- a CDS encoding alpha/beta hydrolase, giving the protein MSLPTILWIDLQPILHCINQRLIKILVKNRLIKYWSFQHDLDEACSIATIHELILETMRRENRKYHLIGHGISGTIAHLFANKYPETVHSTILLSVDTAITNQWTSHYLKMRNQFSCSRERILMHLSSCLFREKVSKNNLTMVSLLAKCLDQEYTIGSIASQYILGSIRIASVPTLVINGNDDFVVDRNANQRWVGQFKPGDHYRSIKNGRHFFHYEDPRQTSQIIESFLDMVPET; this is encoded by the coding sequence ATGAGCCTACCGACAATTCTATGGATCGATCTGCAGCCAATATTACATTGCATTAATCAACGACTTATAAAAATTTTAGTTAAAAATAGACTGATTAAATACTGGTCATTTCAACACGATCTTGATGAAGCATGTAGTATTGCGACAATACACGAATTGATATTAGAAACAATGCGTAGAGAAAACCGAAAATACCATTTAATTGGTCATGGAATAAGTGGCACAATAGCTCATCTCTTTGCTAATAAATATCCGGAAACTGTACATTCAACAATACTACTCTCTGTAGACACAGCAATAACTAATCAATGGACATCGCATTATTTAAAAATGAGAAATCAGTTTTCATGTAGTCGAGAAAGGATCCTTATGCATTTATCTTCTTGTCTCTTTAGGGAAAAAGTATCTAAAAATAATTTAACTATGGTATCTCTTCTTGCAAAGTGCTTAGATCAAGAATATACTATTGGATCAATTGCTTCACAGTACATACTAGGTAGCATCAGAATTGCTTCTGTTCCAACATTAGTTATTAATGGCAACGATGATTTTGTTGTTGATCGTAATGCTAATCAACGTTGGGTAGGTCAATTCAAGCCAGGTGATCATTATCGGTCAATTAAAAACGGAAGACACTTTTTTCATTACGAAGATCCAAGACAAACATCACAGATTATTGAGTCTTTTCTAGATATGGTACCTGAAACTTAA
- a CDS encoding ferritin — translation MTSVTTSQFGINAVNTGFSGRAVAEPMAEDLFNGLQHHLNMERQAHTNYFAAAIWFAERELKGFSKYFREESQTEHGHAAQFAEYLIARGQIVKLLSLEAPKQLWESPVDILASSFLMEADITASLHQLYALGEQVSDMRTTVFLDSMIDQQTQAENEFAYLLGRVKFARNEAPALLIIDNELYQGQHQPAVLKS, via the coding sequence ATGACTTCAGTAACCACCTCACAGTTTGGCATTAACGCTGTAAATACTGGATTTTCAGGTCGTGCCGTAGCAGAGCCAATGGCAGAAGATTTGTTTAACGGACTACAGCACCATCTTAATATGGAGCGTCAAGCTCACACAAACTATTTTGCAGCAGCAATATGGTTTGCTGAACGTGAACTTAAAGGTTTCTCTAAGTATTTTCGAGAAGAATCTCAAACTGAACATGGACATGCCGCACAATTTGCTGAATACTTAATTGCTCGTGGACAAATAGTTAAGCTGCTTTCACTTGAAGCCCCAAAGCAATTATGGGAATCTCCGGTAGATATTTTAGCAAGCTCTTTTCTTATGGAGGCCGACATAACTGCTTCTCTTCATCAACTTTATGCGCTTGGGGAACAAGTATCAGATATGAGAACTACTGTATTCCTAGATTCTATGATTGATCAACAAACCCAAGCAGAGAATGAATTTGCATATCTTTTGGGACGAGTTAAATTTGCAAGAAATGAAGCGCCTGCATTACTGATTATTGACAATGAACTTTACCAAGGACAACATCAACCAGCGGTACTTAAAAGTTAA